A genome region from Candidatus Rokuibacteriota bacterium includes the following:
- a CDS encoding site-specific DNA-methyltransferase gives MPRKVKQPSVKTVEALRHEEATRRNIPTAEYQSVLEKEAQDPVRVAYERRNRDLDPQLVWRGKDEQDWSDLVVHAPPLYIQEKVHPKALIGDLLRQTRDTRQDASGAQPDLFADFNGLPEGADKTDFYQHDQNWSNRMILGDSLQVMASLAEREGLRGKVQCIYIDPPYGIKFNSNFQWSTTSRDVKDGNAAHITREPEQVKAFRDTWRDGIHSYLTYLRDRLTVARDLLAESGSIFVQIGDENVHRVRALIDEVFGEENFIGLIWFRKKTMPLGATFLERMGDYIIWCSKDASRTKFRRLFKPIDITGDFHWNWRQVDVTTRTKLSTRELNENPAGDPLRLVSMWPPTFSPKDVYGVPFRGKIWPPAPGQCYPSGIEKLERIGKADRLEIEGNFLRYVMKLSDDDTTKLNLTWTDTIGARDQRYVVETNEFVVQRCLLMSSDPGDLVLDPTCGSGTTATVAEQWGRRWITIDTSRVALALARARIMGARYPYYLLADSREGQLKEAEVSRTAPSSQPIRGNIRHGFVYERVPHINLKFVANNAEIDVIWEKWQATVEPLREKLNAMLKKQWGEWEIPRDADAKWSEVAKKLHADWWQARIARQKEIDASIAAKAEFEYLYDKPYPDNRKVRVAGPFTVESLSPHRVLGVDENDELIDPASESRAEYAARQTFPQMILENLRTAGVQQAHKDARITFTALAPWPGDLVAAEGRYMEGEGAAAVERRAAIFIGPEFGTVTRPDLVAAAREAGDAGFDVLIACAFNYEAHATEFSKLGRIPVLKARMNADLHMAEDLKNTGKGNLFVIFGEPDITLLPAEGDRMRVKVNGVDVFDPNTGEVRSDGPDGIACWFIDTDYNEESFFVRHAYFLGANDPYGALRTTLKAEINEEAWATLHSDTSRAFDKPKSGRIAVKVINHLGDEVMKVFRVA, from the coding sequence ATGCCCCGCAAGGTCAAGCAGCCCTCCGTCAAGACCGTCGAGGCCCTCCGCCACGAGGAGGCGACGCGCAGGAACATCCCGACCGCGGAGTACCAGAGCGTGCTGGAGAAGGAGGCGCAGGACCCGGTGCGCGTCGCCTACGAGCGGCGCAACCGAGACCTGGACCCGCAGCTCGTCTGGCGCGGTAAAGACGAGCAGGACTGGAGCGACCTCGTTGTCCACGCGCCGCCGCTCTACATACAGGAGAAGGTGCACCCCAAGGCCCTGATCGGCGACCTGCTGCGCCAGACGCGGGACACTCGGCAAGACGCGAGCGGGGCGCAGCCCGACCTCTTCGCCGACTTCAACGGGCTGCCCGAGGGCGCGGACAAGACCGACTTCTACCAGCACGACCAGAACTGGTCCAACCGCATGATCCTCGGAGACTCGCTCCAGGTGATGGCGAGCCTGGCCGAGCGCGAGGGGCTGCGCGGCAAGGTGCAGTGCATCTACATCGACCCGCCCTACGGCATCAAGTTCAACAGCAACTTCCAGTGGAGTACGACGAGTCGCGACGTGAAGGACGGCAACGCGGCGCACATCACGCGCGAGCCGGAGCAGGTGAAGGCTTTCCGCGACACGTGGCGGGACGGGATTCATTCCTACCTGACGTATCTGCGCGACCGGCTGACGGTAGCGCGGGATCTACTGGCGGAGTCGGGGTCAATCTTTGTGCAGATCGGCGATGAGAACGTTCATCGGGTTCGTGCACTGATAGATGAGGTGTTCGGGGAAGAGAACTTCATCGGGTTGATATGGTTCCGCAAGAAGACCATGCCACTTGGTGCGACGTTCCTTGAGCGGATGGGGGACTACATCATCTGGTGCAGCAAAGACGCATCGCGGACGAAGTTTCGGCGGCTTTTCAAGCCGATTGACATCACGGGCGACTTTCACTGGAACTGGCGGCAAGTTGACGTCACTACGCGCACGAAGTTGTCGACGAGAGAGCTGAATGAGAACCCGGCAGGGGACCCACTCAGGCTAGTGTCGATGTGGCCACCGACGTTCAGTCCGAAAGACGTGTATGGTGTGCCATTTCGTGGGAAAATATGGCCCCCCGCCCCGGGTCAGTGCTACCCGTCTGGTATAGAGAAACTCGAGCGTATCGGAAAGGCCGATCGTCTCGAGATCGAAGGCAACTTCCTTCGATACGTGATGAAGCTGTCGGATGACGACACCACCAAGCTCAACTTAACTTGGACGGATACGATTGGGGCCCGCGATCAACGCTACGTCGTCGAGACGAACGAGTTTGTAGTCCAGCGTTGTCTTCTCATGTCGAGCGACCCCGGTGACCTCGTTCTCGACCCGACCTGCGGGTCCGGCACTACCGCCACCGTCGCCGAGCAATGGGGTCGCCGCTGGATCACCATCGATACCTCGCGCGTCGCGCTTGCGTTGGCACGCGCCCGCATCATGGGTGCGCGCTACCCGTACTACCTGCTCGCCGACTCGCGCGAAGGCCAGCTCAAGGAAGCCGAGGTCAGCCGCACCGCGCCCTCGTCCCAGCCGATCCGCGGGAACATCCGCCACGGCTTCGTCTACGAGCGGGTGCCGCACATCAACCTCAAGTTTGTCGCTAACAACGCCGAGATCGACGTCATCTGGGAGAAGTGGCAGGCGACGGTGGAGCCGCTGCGCGAGAAGCTCAATGCCATGTTGAAGAAACAGTGGGGGGAATGGGAGATCCCACGCGACGCCGATGCCAAGTGGTCCGAGGTCGCGAAGAAGCTCCACGCCGACTGGTGGCAGGCACGCATCGCGCGGCAGAAGGAGATCGACGCCTCCATCGCCGCCAAGGCGGAGTTCGAGTACCTCTACGACAAGCCCTACCCGGACAACCGGAAGGTTCGCGTCGCCGGCCCCTTCACCGTCGAGAGCCTGTCGCCGCACCGCGTGCTCGGCGTGGACGAGAACGACGAGCTGATCGATCCGGCCTCCGAGTCCCGCGCGGAGTACGCGGCCAGGCAGACGTTCCCGCAGATGATCCTCGAGAATCTGCGTACCGCCGGTGTGCAACAGGCGCACAAGGACGCGCGCATCACCTTCACGGCGCTCGCGCCGTGGCCGGGCGATCTCGTTGCCGCCGAGGGGCGTTACATGGAGGGCGAGGGCGCAGCGGCCGTCGAGCGGCGCGCCGCGATCTTCATCGGGCCGGAGTTCGGCACCGTGACCCGCCCCGACCTGGTGGCCGCCGCCCGCGAGGCGGGGGACGCCGGCTTCGACGTGCTCATCGCCTGCGCGTTCAATTACGAGGCGCACGCCACGGAGTTCAGCAAGCTCGGCCGCATTCCCGTGCTCAAGGCGCGCATGAACGCCGATCTGCACATGGCCGAGGATCTCAAGAACACCGGCAAGGGGAATTTGTTCGTGATCTTCGGCGAGCCCGACATCACCCTCCTGCCTGCCGAGGGCGACCGCATGCGGGTGAAAGTCAACGGTGTCGACGTCTTCGATCCCAACACCGGCGAGGTGCGCAGCGACGGGCCCGATGGGATCGCCTGCTGGTTCATCGACACCGACTACAACGAGGAGAGCTTCTTCGTCCGACACGCCTACTTCCTCGGCGCCAACGACCCCTACGGCGCGCTCAGGACCACGCTGAAGGCCGAGATCAACGAGGAGGCCTGGGCCACCCTCCACAGCGACACCTCGCGCGCCTTCGACAAGCCGAAGTCGGGCCGCATCGCCGTGAAGGTGATCAACCACCTGGGTGACGAGGTGATGAAGGTGTTCCGGGTGGCGTGA
- a CDS encoding type II toxin-antitoxin system VapB family antitoxin gives MRTTFNLDDDLLGEALRLTGMTERTALIHEGLRALIQRESARRLARLGATEPSLRVPPRRRARSAKGK, from the coding sequence ATGCGCACCACGTTCAACCTCGACGACGACCTGCTCGGTGAGGCGCTGCGCCTCACGGGCATGACGGAGCGCACCGCTCTCATCCACGAGGGCCTGCGCGCCCTGATCCAGCGCGAGAGCGCCCGGCGTCTCGCGCGGCTGGGAGCCACCGAGCCGTCACTCCGGGTGCCGCCGCGCCGGCGCGCCCGAAGCGCGAAGGGCAAGTGA
- a CDS encoding DUF222 domain-containing protein has translation MEIHSPDIPATLEPVANLDRLGDEIAELSAHLEAATARLLDLIREFNARGGWNTGFRSCAAWLSWRVGLDLGAAREKVRVARALGTLPLLAQALARGELSYAKVRALTRVATPETEERLLGVGLAGTAAHVERIVRGWRRVDRQAEARETARQHASRALHVYEDEDGTVVLRGRLAPEVGALLLRALAAARETLYQRARGEGAATRPADASADAPTMAQQQADALALLAETALHHGIDPGAPGERYQVVVHVDAPALADPDQPGQSVLEDGAHVSAETSRRLACDASRVVMRHDQDGRLVEIGARTRTIPPALRRALLHRDRGCRFPGCGLPFGQGHHVRHWAQGGPTTLSNLALLCRRHHRAVHEEGYQVDRQPDGALRFRRPNGRPLPEVPPPVAMPVDPVQALRAQHDAQGLRLHARTACPGWLGERLDLGWAIDVLHPLAARAVGTG, from the coding sequence ATGGAGATCCACTCGCCAGACATCCCCGCTACCCTGGAGCCCGTCGCGAACCTGGACCGGCTGGGCGACGAGATCGCCGAGCTGTCGGCGCACCTCGAGGCCGCCACCGCGCGCCTCCTCGACCTGATCCGCGAGTTCAACGCCCGAGGGGGCTGGAACACCGGATTCCGCTCCTGCGCCGCTTGGCTGAGCTGGCGGGTGGGGCTCGACCTCGGTGCCGCCCGGGAGAAGGTCCGCGTGGCGCGCGCGCTCGGGACGCTGCCGCTCCTGGCCCAGGCCCTCGCCCGCGGGGAACTCTCGTACGCCAAGGTCCGGGCCCTGACCCGGGTCGCCACGCCGGAAACGGAAGAGAGGCTGCTGGGGGTCGGGCTGGCCGGCACGGCCGCCCACGTCGAGCGGATCGTGCGGGGCTGGCGCCGCGTGGACCGGCAGGCCGAGGCCCGGGAGACCGCGCGGCAGCACGCGAGCCGGGCGCTTCACGTTTACGAGGACGAGGACGGCACGGTGGTGCTTCGAGGGCGGCTCGCGCCGGAGGTAGGGGCACTGCTCCTGCGGGCATTGGCAGCCGCCCGCGAGACGCTGTACCAGCGGGCGCGGGGTGAGGGGGCGGCCACCCGCCCGGCTGACGCGTCCGCGGACGCCCCGACCATGGCCCAGCAGCAGGCGGACGCGCTGGCCCTGCTCGCGGAGACGGCCCTCCACCACGGGATCGATCCCGGCGCGCCGGGAGAGCGGTACCAGGTGGTGGTCCATGTCGATGCCCCGGCGCTCGCGGACCCGGATCAGCCCGGCCAGTCCGTTCTCGAGGACGGGGCGCACGTTTCCGCGGAAACGTCGCGGCGTCTGGCGTGCGACGCGAGCCGGGTGGTGATGCGGCACGATCAGGACGGGCGCCTCGTGGAAATTGGGGCCCGGACCCGGACGATCCCCCCGGCGTTGCGGCGAGCGCTCCTCCACCGGGACCGGGGCTGCCGCTTCCCGGGCTGCGGGCTCCCGTTCGGCCAGGGGCATCACGTCCGCCACTGGGCCCAAGGCGGCCCCACCACGCTCTCGAACCTCGCCTTGCTCTGTCGCCGGCACCACCGCGCGGTCCACGAGGAGGGCTACCAGGTCGATCGACAGCCCGACGGCGCGCTCCGGTTCCGCCGGCCGAACGGCCGGCCCTTGCCCGAGGTCCCGCCGCCAGTCGCGATGCCCGTCGATCCGGTTCAGGCCCTCCGGGCACAGCACGACGCGCAGGGGCTCCGCCTCCACGCGCGGACGGCGTGCCCGGGCTGGCTCGGGGAGCGTCTGGATCTGGGCTGGGCGATCGACGTCCTGCATCCCCTGGCCGCGCGAGCCGTGGGAACGGGATGA